CCCATCCTTCGCGACCCTGTCGCTTTTGAGAGTCTCATTACTCATTTCATGTCCCACATCTTCAACACACACAAAGTGAAACCCGATGTCATTGTGGGTCTTGATGCCCGAGGCTTCCTCCTTGGTCCCGTCATCGCTATGCGTTTGGGTGCTGCCTTTGTCCCTGTGAGGAAGGGCGGCAAGTTGCCTGGTTCTGTCCAGGTTGTCAAGTATGAGAAGGAGTATGGAGTGGACGAGTTTGAAATGCAGGCTGGCGCCGTTGCTCCTGGGCAGAAAGTCATCATTATCGAGTATGTCACGTTGATCTTCCTGGCATGTACGCATAGGCATGGGCTGACCAAACGTTATCAGTGACTTGATTGCGACTGGTGGATCAGCCGCCGCCGCTGGAGAACTTGTCAAAAAGTCTGGCGGTGAGACTCTTGAATATCTCTTCATCGTTGGATTGCCCTTCCTCAAAGGCCATGAGAAGCTTGACGCTCCCGTTTATTCCATGATCGAGGCTGAGGACTAAAGCTCAAGAATATTCTGGTACATAGACTATAGATGGGACCTGTATAACCATGTACATGTACCTTTTGTTTGGGCATACATTTCTTTCAAGGCTTTGTAATGAATGACAAAATTAAGATTCTTCAGTCTGCAGCTCAATACCACTCAAGATAATACAGTCGTATTCTTGACATCCGGAACTTTTTTGAATCCATTCAACTTACCTGCTGCCGTAATGAGTGGTTGAGATCTTGACTATCTGAAGCCGGTTGATTTCCAGATCTCAAATCCAGATTTTTAGGCAGCCAAATGGAAGAGCCAATCCGGAGCCCCCCAAACGTTGCACGTTTCATGGCCCGGATTCCAAGAAGACGGTTGTAGTATATGCATCACACTTCAAGAAGGCAATAGATGGCAAGATAGGCCCGTAATAATCTTGtaatataataataatcTACACATGGTGACACATGGGCATGGGCCTGGAAACCATAGTATCCAGTTTCAAAGTCCTTCGCACACTATTGTTGCGCCGTACCTAGGTTGCGGCTACTGCGATGGTAaccccttctccatctgATTCTCCCACTTCCTACGTAGGTGACGACGATCTCACTCTCGAACAGCCTAGTTTTACAAAAGGCTCTTCAAATCATCAATCTGATCCGCTTTTTTCTCTAAAACCTTTATGACCTCTTTCAACTTGCTCGCAATCTTATGTCGTTGAACCACATCCGACGCAGGGTCAAGTTCCTTGTATCTGTCAGCGAGATCGGCGTATACTCTGTTAAAAAAACGAACGGAGAGGCACATTGGTCAGCTTTGCATCTTTTTCAAGATGATctcaaaaaaaaaagaattCTAGGTTTATGATACTGACAATTTCAATTGCGCAAAATCAGTTATGAGTTCATCAAGAACCCTTTGAAGTTTactctttccctttgtGTCTTGTGGCTGTTGCTTAACCTCATTCTTGACTTCGGGGCGTTTGTTGCCCTTGTCAAATGTGGAAAAATGATGATCAAGATCTTCCTCAAAGATATTATGGGACCCATTTTTTCCTGAGGTCTGCTCTGATTTCTTCTCCTGAACATATTCCTTGTTTTTCTGAgtcattttcttcttgagAGAGGGATCCGAATCTGGTTTGGACTGAACACTTGATGGCTGACGGGAATGCGCTCTGGCAGTAGGTGTGGGAGAGTACGTAAGATTATCCGAGGGGTCATATGCTTtggggaaagaaaaagaaggctTTTGCTGGGTAGACGGTAAAAGGCTGTCAATACTGCTTGCGGCAGCATGAAGACCTTGGCTTAACTTGGAAGGGCGGGGTGAGGACTGTTGAGTATCTTTCTGTTGGCTTTGGCCATCCTGACGCTCATTCTCAACATGATGATCTGAATCATGCCGCGTTTCTCGAGCGATCTGTCTCATTATCCgctccatctcctctctttccattTGCAGCATTGATTCCTCCCTCCCTCGCTTGCGTGCTTCAAGACCTTGCTCGACGATGGAATGAAGAGCAGATATTTGCTTTGAGAGTTTATCAATCTCGGAGcggagggaagagaagtGGGCAGAGGTGGTTGAAGCGTGCACAGACGGAGGGATGGGTGTGGATTTCAGTTTTGCAACAAGGGATTTCTGACTTTCCAAATCGAGGGTCAGACGAGATAGATGTTTACGGGCGGAATTCACCAGCTCTTCTAGAGCTGTGTATGTGTTTACAATGAGTGATTTTGCCCGTCAACTTCAGCTGTAGTAAAACTACTTACCCGCTTTCTCCTTTCGAATTTCCGCCAGGTCCCTCTCCCCAGTATTCAATGTTTCGGCAAGTTCTTCCTTTACACGAGCAAGCTCCTCTTCTAATTCTCGGACTCTTCGTCGGGATGCAGAATTTTCAGTGTCAAGGGCTTTCAGCCTCTGGTTTAACTTTTCTAGGGTTGCTGGAATATCCGCTATTGGTAGTCAGTTAATGATGTATCCGTGTGTTCTATAATCAAAGCAAAACTTACCTGCTGGAATTCCTCCTACGCTTTCGTCTTTTCCCAACCAGCCAAACTCTCCAGGTTTGGCCGGTGTGTCGAACAAATCGGTCAAGCCAGTGACATCGCCCAGTGTTCTGTCGCTTCGTACAGGAGCGCTTACCGATCGCGGCTTGGAATTTTCGGCTCGAAGGGATCGGAGCCGGTCTTTTGAAGTACTTGTAGGCTGGAAAGCTCTAGTCGCACATGGATTCGTAGCCATATTCCCCTGCCCACTCTCGCCAAGTGGTCTGTTGCCTTTCACATTCCTTTCATTCTTAGAGGCGTGTGCAGAAGTCCTGCGTGAATGTCGGGGCCTTGGCTTGGGAGTCTCACTGATTTCAGGCTCCCCTTCACTAGGAGGAGGGCTCGGGAGGGGTGTGGAACGGGCAAGAGTAAAAGAAAGGTCAAGAGGGTTGGACCCCAAGGGAGTAGGCGTCCTAGTgggtgaaaaaggagaagagggcCGGCTTGGAAGTTTCTGGGAGAGAAAGTCAACGTTGTCAACATTTAGCAAGGTACGACTTACATCGTTGCCCATTACTCTGCCCAGCTCGCCTACCAGCCTTCCCAGGCTTCGTTCAGGATCAAACTCTGCTTCACGCTCTTCGTGGTGGCCGTTCTTGCGACTTGCAAAGATGCCTGCGCCAAGGGTGACTGCACTTGCATGGTGCCCGGCAGTCGATGCCGGGCTTGCGCCAACGAACATGCTCTGGTAACGTGAGCTCGAGTCGGGGACGGAGGACGACATGTGGTATTGTGCGGTGTAAACGAAGAGTTGTTTGTTTCGCTGGTACCGGTGTTTACCACAAAAACAGCCGCGGATCGCCAACCGTTGAACTGTTACGTAATATAAAGTGGAGTAACAACATCACTTTCATCGTATGTGGTGGGTGTATCCGAGTATATTCAgcctctttctccaccGAGATGCCACCCACGCCGTCCACTGACGACTTGACTCCCCAGAGCGCCCACCTTCTCCTCGCCTCGCTCCGCAACCTCAGGACATCCCTCACCCACACTCTCGACCGCCTCGACGCCACCATCCTCCGTGTCCACGCAAGGGCAGCCTTATCCACTCTCCCACCCCAAGCTGCACTTGGCAATCCCAGTCATGCACCCGAAACTGCGCCTCACACATCAGGAAATGGTCCAGGGGAACAGCCTGTGGAAGCGCACATGCAGACTGACCCATGGGTCCTTAGAGCTCAAACAGTGGAGAATCGGATCATGAGGTTGAGACAAACCGCTAGAGAGCTTCGTGAACGTGCTGAAGCCAGTGATGGACGTGTATTACCGGCTCCTCTTGGCCAGGAGCCTGCTGGCATGGACATGGAGAATGCGAATAATGATGTCAATGGTAGCCAATCCATTTCTGCATTCATCGACTCTATCAGACAAGATCAAGCGCAGGTCGAAAATGGTATGCGTCGTCTTGATGCTCTCAGCACACACTTGATTTCTCAACGGCCCAATTCAAACAGCGCTATAGCAAATGACAGCAACGTGTCAAGCCGATCGACGAGTAACGTTATTCGTCCAAGTACACCAAGGCTGTATAATCACCCGCGTGGTTTAGCGCCTACGAACAATTTCAATGCCTACCCTGATCCTGAAAGAGTAGCCTCCAATATTGTCAGTAGTCGTCACGCATCGTCCACCGCATCGACCATTCGTGCGTCTGACCGGGACTATTTTGAGTCTGGAAATGCAGGACCCAATATTGGTTCGAGAGCATACAGTCCTCCATCGAGGATTGTTTCAGATGTTCAACGAGAAAGCGGCGCGGTGGATAATCAATCTTTAGGAATACTTGAATGGCGTGGAAACAGTCCTTCCATCAGAAGTGTGGCAACTCTTTCTAGGAATGCGGGTAACCGTGAATTTGATTTCCGTTCTCTATTCGATTTCCCTCCAGAATCTCCAGTCCCCTTTGTCGGGGTTCCATCCTCAAATATCCGTACGAGGGACGTTAATAACGGTGGCAATGCTGCCGAGGACAGTCTGACACGTCGTGGACGCACGGTCCATCAGCGTATGAACAATTCTCAACCTCAgcctcaacctcaaccACAGTTGCCTCAGCCTGGTATCGTCCCCGATATACATGAGCTTCGCCGATTCAACGAAGTGACTGAACAGCCGCGTTTTTTCCGTCCGATGACTGAACGTTTCAGCTTGTCTCCTCTTGAAGCGACTGCGTTGAGAAGGCTAGGCAGTCAGGAGAGGCCGTCAAGCGCAGAATTACAGATGGTGCCTTTCAGATCGGTCTTGGATGGTGTTGATCCATCCCGTCATGGTAATGCGAGACCAGATACGAGAACAACTCAGTCACCAGGTCTCAACAGCACATCTTTGCCTTTTAATCAATCCACTTTGCCGCCCAGGAACACTCAGAATCGGGATGACACTACGTTTGAAGAACGCATGGAGCGTATCAGAAATGCTAGAGCAAGTCTGAGGCAGGTTAGTCAATTAAGACGGGATATGCGTACTGTGCGACGTGGTCCGCCACCAGCTCCTGGGATGGGTATGGCGGAACCGCCAGTTGCATCGGTCGATACCACAGGCTCGAGGGAAATTCAGGCGCCTCTCACGAGAGATTCGGATGTAAATCAGGATCTTCGACGTAGAATTAGTACGACCAATAGTAGTCCGCATACCCGATTGGCGCCGAACGCCAATAATAGGCTTCAGCTTGACCCCACCGATCCGACTGACCCTTGGAACAATGATACCTCGTTCCAAGGTGCAATGGAAACGCTGCACAATGCTTTGGCGGGCGAGCTGGAACGTAGACATTGGGTCGTTCAGTC
The DNA window shown above is from Cryptococcus decagattii chromosome 9, complete sequence and carries:
- a CDS encoding adenine phosphoribosyltransferase; this translates as MSDVAHLKTLLGVHPDFPKKGITFLDIFPILRDPVAFESLITHFMSHIFNTHKVKPDVIVGLDARGFLLGPVIAMRLGAAFVPVRKGGKLPGSVQVVKYEKEYGVDEFEMQAGAVAPGQKVIIIDDLIATGGSAAAAGELVKKSGGETLEYLFIVGLPFLKGHEKLDAPVYSMIEAED